One stretch of Bacillota bacterium DNA includes these proteins:
- the tadA gene encoding tRNA adenosine(34) deaminase TadA: MHEIYMKEAIIEAKKALELREVPVGAVVVLGDQIIGRGFNQRETLGDPTAHAEMIAIRAAAEFLGSWRLTNTRLYVTLEPCPMCAGAIVNARIDSLIYGAVDPKSGAVSSLMNLVQDERLNHRVEVTAGICRETCSQMLKDFFAGLRKRNK; the protein is encoded by the coding sequence ATGCATGAAATTTATATGAAAGAAGCAATAATTGAGGCGAAAAAAGCACTTGAGCTTCGCGAAGTTCCTGTCGGAGCGGTGGTTGTGCTTGGCGACCAGATTATTGGACGCGGATTTAATCAGCGGGAGACCCTGGGTGACCCTACGGCTCACGCTGAAATGATTGCTATCCGGGCTGCCGCTGAGTTTTTAGGCAGCTGGAGATTGACAAATACGAGGTTGTATGTTACATTAGAGCCCTGCCCGATGTGTGCGGGGGCGATAGTTAACGCCCGAATCGATTCGCTGATATACGGTGCTGTCGATCCGAAATCAGGCGCTGTTTCTTCACTGATGAACTTGGTTCAAGATGAGCGTTTAAACCATCGGGTTGAGGTGACTGCCGGTATTTGTCGGGAAACCTGCAGTCAAATGCTGAAAGATTTTTTTGCGGGACTTCGGAAACGGAATAAATAG
- a CDS encoding alpha/beta-type small acid-soluble spore protein, whose product MARGSKSRNRKVVPEAAQAMEKFKYEVASELGINPEYQSGYWGNISSRECGAVGGHMVRRMIAAAEQSLINQQGGFGLEPDAQPRGPQGPSAQ is encoded by the coding sequence ATGGCACGAGGCAGCAAGAGCAGAAACCGCAAGGTGGTTCCTGAAGCTGCTCAGGCAATGGAAAAGTTTAAATACGAAGTAGCAAGCGAATTGGGGATCAATCCTGAGTACCAATCAGGATACTGGGGAAACATTTCTTCCCGTGAGTGCGGTGCTGTGGGTGGACATATGGTTCGCCGGATGATCGCTGCTGCTGAGCAGTCACTTATCAATCAGCAGGGTGGATTCGGTTTGGAGCCAGATGCTCAACCAAGAGGACCTCAGGGCCCTTCGGCTCAATAA
- a CDS encoding DUF1657 domain-containing protein, whose product MTVKNRLEKTIADAQSLSSQLKMHALETDQPAVSDMFESMSQAVDEMIPRLKGRLGHVKDEEPQYR is encoded by the coding sequence GTGACTGTAAAAAACAGATTGGAAAAAACAATTGCAGATGCTCAAAGCCTCAGCAGCCAGTTAAAAATGCACGCGTTGGAAACGGATCAACCTGCCGTCAGTGACATGTTTGAATCCATGTCACAGGCGGTTGATGAAATGATTCCACGCCTAAAAGGACGCCTAGGTCATGTCAAAGATGAGGAGCCGCAGTACCGCTGA